In Candidatus Omnitrophota bacterium, a single window of DNA contains:
- a CDS encoding HAD family phosphatase has translation MKPRAVIFDMDGVIVDSMPYHFIAWYEALRPYGVRVSCFDVYEKEGEKWEKSLRFFMKRAGVRPTRRLLRDIFKVRQRVFKKYFRRYIFKDVEKILAALKKKGCLIGLVTGSSDTHVKKILPPAIRNMFDCIVAGNHVRRGKPSPEPYLKAARMLKVAPEECVVVENAPYGVESAKRAGMYCVAVSTSLPAAYLKRADLVVGELADIEKAWSSQRSRPYSRRLRH, from the coding sequence ATGAAGCCGCGTGCGGTGATATTCGACATGGACGGCGTGATAGTCGATTCGATGCCGTACCATTTCATAGCGTGGTATGAGGCTTTGAGGCCGTACGGCGTAAGGGTAAGCTGTTTCGACGTCTACGAGAAAGAAGGCGAAAAGTGGGAAAAATCCCTCCGTTTTTTCATGAAGAGGGCGGGCGTCAGGCCCACCAGGCGCCTCTTAAGGGATATATTCAAGGTTCGACAGCGCGTATTCAAAAAATATTTCAGGAGATATATATTTAAGGATGTGGAGAAGATCCTCGCGGCCCTTAAAAAGAAGGGATGCCTTATCGGGCTTGTCACCGGATCGAGCGATACACACGTGAAGAAGATCCTCCCGCCGGCCATACGCAATATGTTCGACTGTATCGTGGCCGGGAACCATGTCAGGAGGGGGAAGCCCTCCCCCGAGCCGTACCTGAAAGCCGCCCGTATGCTGAAGGTAGCGCCGGAGGAATGCGTTGTAGTAGAGAATGCGCCTTACGGAGTAGAATCGGCGAAGAGGGCGGGGATGTATTGCGTGGCCGTATCGACTAGCCTGCCCGCCGCATATTTGAAACGCGCCGATCTCGTCGTCGGCGAATTAGCCGATATCGAGAAGGCCTGGTCAAGTCAAAGGAGCCGACCATACTCGAGAAGGCTGAGGCATTAG
- a CDS encoding nitroreductase family protein, translating to MSSITVNKDKCGGDGKCAVVCPLQILKIDRVSRLPVMIEWGEKACIKCGHCVAVCPSGALSLADMPAASCPTLRSDWRVGPERIEPFLKGRRSIRVYKDEAVEKQTIEKLIDIASYAPSGINRQPVCWAVLYDTQKVRQMAELTIEWMRSLVKSASPLAAALHMENIIKAWDEGHDWICRGAPHLILTYSLKDDMTAPQACTIALTYMELAAASYGLGACWAGYVHMAVNMSDDARRLAGLSKRTSCFGAMLIGHSKFDYHRIPLRNKPHATWR from the coding sequence ATGTCATCGATCACTGTTAATAAAGATAAATGCGGAGGAGACGGCAAGTGCGCCGTCGTATGCCCGCTGCAGATCCTGAAGATCGACAGGGTGAGCCGCCTGCCGGTCATGATCGAGTGGGGCGAGAAGGCGTGTATAAAATGCGGCCACTGCGTTGCCGTATGCCCTTCCGGAGCGCTGTCGCTTGCCGATATGCCCGCCGCGTCATGCCCGACGCTTAGATCCGATTGGCGCGTCGGACCCGAAAGAATAGAGCCTTTCTTAAAGGGAAGAAGATCCATCCGCGTCTACAAAGATGAAGCCGTTGAAAAACAAACGATCGAAAAGCTTATCGATATAGCTTCTTACGCCCCGTCCGGAATTAACAGGCAGCCGGTCTGTTGGGCCGTATTATACGATACGCAAAAAGTCCGGCAGATGGCGGAGCTTACCATCGAATGGATGAGATCGCTCGTAAAGTCCGCCTCGCCGCTTGCCGCGGCGCTTCATATGGAAAACATAATAAAGGCGTGGGACGAAGGGCATGACTGGATCTGCCGCGGCGCCCCCCACCTAATATTAACCTATTCGCTTAAAGACGACATGACCGCCCCGCAGGCATGTACGATAGCCCTTACCTATATGGAGCTTGCCGCGGCCTCATACGGCCTGGGCGCATGCTGGGCAGGCTACGTACACATGGCGGTCAATATGAGCGATGACGCGCGGCGCCTTGCGGGCCTGTCAAAAAGGACGAGCTGTTTCGGCGCGATGCTTATAGGGCATTCAAAGTTCGACTACCACCGTATTCCGCTGCGAAATAAGCCGCATGCCACATGGCGATGA
- a CDS encoding inorganic phosphate transporter — MTFAILGLIALALLFDFLNGFHDSANSIATIVSTRVLSPRYAVIWAAFFNFVAFLFFGLHVANTIGKGIIDITIIDKGIIFGTLVGACGWNIITWYLGLPTSSSHALIGGMIGAALVKAGPGSLVWNGILKTVAFIIISPVIGLILGLGLGIVVYRLFQNSSPHKVDHIFRKGQLISAALYSMGHGGNDAQKTMGIIASLLFSAGLLGGTFHIPFWVVVLCYSAIALGTMFGGWRIVKTMGQKVAKLRPVDGFCAEGGAAITLFVSTAFGIPVSTTHTITGAIMGVGSLKRLSAVKWGIAGRIVWAWVLTIPCSAVISALAYTLAR; from the coding sequence ATGACTTTCGCGATACTTGGTTTAATAGCGTTAGCCCTTCTCTTCGATTTCCTTAACGGCTTTCATGATTCCGCAAACTCCATCGCGACTATCGTCTCGACGCGTGTGCTCTCACCGCGGTATGCCGTAATCTGGGCCGCATTCTTCAATTTCGTCGCCTTCCTCTTCTTCGGCCTTCATGTCGCAAATACCATAGGCAAAGGTATAATAGACATAACGATAATCGATAAGGGGATCATCTTCGGGACCCTCGTAGGCGCCTGCGGATGGAATATCATAACGTGGTATCTTGGGTTGCCGACGAGTTCATCGCACGCCCTGATAGGCGGTATGATAGGAGCGGCGCTTGTCAAGGCAGGGCCCGGCTCTCTGGTATGGAACGGCATCTTGAAAACGGTCGCGTTTATTATCATTTCTCCGGTTATAGGTCTCATCCTGGGTCTGGGGCTGGGCATTGTCGTTTACAGGTTATTTCAAAACAGCTCGCCGCATAAGGTAGACCATATATTCAGGAAAGGCCAGCTCATCTCAGCCGCTTTATACAGCATGGGACACGGAGGCAATGACGCGCAGAAGACGATGGGTATAATCGCGAGCCTCCTGTTCAGCGCGGGGCTATTGGGAGGCACATTCCATATCCCGTTCTGGGTAGTCGTACTTTGTTATAGCGCTATCGCGCTCGGTACCATGTTCGGCGGATGGCGGATAGTCAAGACGATGGGCCAGAAGGTCGCGAAGCTGAGGCCTGTGGACGGATTCTGCGCCGAGGGCGGCGCGGCCATCACATTGTTCGTATCGACGGCATTCGGCATACCGGTAAGCACTACGCACACTATTACCGGAGCCATAATGGGTGTAGGTTCGCTCAAACGTTTAAGCGCGGTCAAGTGGGGCATCGCCGGGCGGATCGTATGGGCGTGGGTACTTACGATCCCGTGTTCGGCGGTGATATCCGCTCTGGCCTATACCCTGGCAAGATAG
- a CDS encoding DUF47 family protein: MGFNFLPKDYNFFDLFDKQVDCAVEAAGYFKGLASGGVIDESAINKMRELEHQGDDVAHDIIDRLDKTFITPFDREDIHYLAKEIDDIVDMLNTIVSRMKVYRISGVDKYLVKFADVIEESVRAVACAVKGMRKIKHPNFVSRACVEINRLENVGDSMRDEALGELFETSKDPIAVIKWKEIYQEAETVLDVCEDVAHVVESILVKQA, encoded by the coding sequence ATGGGTTTTAATTTTCTTCCGAAGGACTACAATTTTTTTGACCTGTTTGATAAGCAGGTCGACTGCGCCGTTGAGGCCGCGGGTTATTTCAAAGGATTGGCATCCGGGGGCGTCATAGATGAAAGCGCGATCAATAAGATGCGCGAACTGGAACACCAGGGCGACGATGTCGCGCATGATATTATCGACCGTCTCGATAAGACGTTCATAACGCCGTTTGACCGCGAGGACATCCACTACCTGGCGAAAGAGATAGACGATATAGTAGATATGCTCAATACGATCGTCAGCCGTATGAAGGTGTACAGGATATCCGGCGTCGACAAGTACCTTGTAAAGTTCGCCGACGTGATAGAGGAATCCGTCCGCGCCGTCGCCTGCGCCGTAAAAGGCATGCGCAAGATAAAGCATCCGAATTTTGTTTCAAGGGCATGCGTGGAGATAAACCGTCTTGAGAACGTGGGTGATTCCATGAGGGACGAAGCGCTGGGGGAGCTTTTCGAGACGTCAAAAGACCCTATCGCCGTGATAAAGTGGAAAGAGATATACCAGGAAGCTGAAACTGTCCTCGATGTCTGCGAAGACGTGGCGCATGTAGTGGAGTCGATACTCGTAAAACAGGCTTAA
- a CDS encoding class I SAM-dependent rRNA methyltransferase: MGDKTIQLRSGRLGRIMPGHPWIFKNQVRKTDAAIKPGELVSIVDSGNKFIGVGYYNPRSEISVRILSFEKAGIDKEFFHHRIEAAYKKREPLSGVTDAYRVIFSEADALPGLIVDIYRDTAVFQVLTLGMEKFKPVIIDGLMSILKPKHLYEKSESPFRKIEGLKDIKIWHGAPGDTVIEIREGRAKFLVDIENGHKTGFYLDQRKSRLGLEGLAKGKNALDLFCYTGAFSVSAALYGAKSVRGVDIKGEWLSLAGKNAVLNGVSGNIEFIKEDAFKALKEIHASGEKFDLVIVDPPSFLKTRGSLVSASKGYKELNTLAMGALAEEGILATFSCSHSMPNETFSTILKESAAAAGKSFSILKRCHQAEDHPIVRAIPETEYLKGYFLKMQR; encoded by the coding sequence ATGGGGGATAAGACGATACAATTAAGAAGCGGCAGGCTCGGCAGGATAATGCCCGGCCACCCGTGGATATTCAAGAACCAGGTCCGCAAGACCGATGCCGCCATAAAGCCGGGAGAACTCGTTTCAATAGTAGACTCCGGGAACAAATTTATCGGCGTCGGGTACTATAATCCCAGGTCGGAGATCTCCGTCAGGATACTCAGTTTTGAAAAGGCCGGGATAGACAAAGAGTTCTTTCACCACCGGATAGAGGCGGCCTATAAGAAGAGAGAGCCTCTGTCGGGCGTGACCGACGCGTACAGGGTGATATTCAGCGAAGCGGACGCTTTGCCGGGGCTGATAGTCGACATATACCGCGATACGGCGGTATTCCAGGTCCTGACGCTCGGCATGGAGAAGTTCAAACCTGTCATTATAGACGGCCTCATGTCGATATTAAAACCGAAGCATCTGTACGAAAAGAGCGAATCTCCTTTCAGGAAGATCGAAGGATTGAAGGACATCAAGATATGGCACGGCGCGCCCGGAGATACCGTGATAGAGATACGCGAAGGACGGGCGAAGTTCCTGGTAGACATAGAGAACGGCCATAAGACGGGTTTTTACCTGGACCAGCGGAAGTCGCGCCTTGGGCTGGAGGGCCTCGCGAAAGGGAAGAACGCGCTCGACCTCTTCTGCTATACCGGGGCATTTTCGGTCTCCGCCGCCCTCTACGGCGCGAAGAGTGTCCGCGGCGTCGACATAAAAGGGGAATGGCTCTCTCTCGCCGGGAAGAACGCTGTCCTGAACGGCGTCTCCGGCAATATTGAATTCATAAAAGAGGACGCGTTCAAGGCATTAAAAGAGATACACGCTTCCGGTGAAAAATTCGACCTCGTTATAGTGGATCCCCCGTCGTTTTTAAAGACAAGGGGATCCCTGGTGAGCGCGTCGAAGGGGTATAAAGAACTGAACACGCTTGCCATGGGGGCATTAGCGGAGGAAGGGATCCTGGCGACTTTCTCCTGTTCCCACAGCATGCCCAACGAGACCTTTTCGACGATATTGAAAGAGTCGGCTGCCGCCGCGGGAAAGTCGTTCTCTATACTTAAGAGATGCCATCAGGCGGAAGATCATCCCATAGTCAGGGCGATACCAGAGACGGAATATTTGAAAGGGTATTTCCTGAAGATGCAGAGATAG
- a CDS encoding NUDIX hydrolase, with protein MKARKDKVVFNGRLIKLIVKRVKLPNGYVATLETIKHPGASLIVPLLSKDKVVLLRQLRPVINSYIYELPAGTIDGNETPLECAKREIVEEIGYSAGKFTLLGKIYPVPGYSTERIFIYKARRLKKAELKNEKDEVIESRVFTKSGIRKLFREGRIVDAKTIAAFAFCGWL; from the coding sequence ATGAAAGCGCGAAAAGATAAAGTGGTATTTAACGGCAGGCTGATAAAGCTGATCGTGAAACGTGTGAAGCTCCCGAACGGATATGTAGCAACTCTCGAGACGATAAAACATCCAGGGGCGAGCCTTATCGTTCCTCTTCTATCCAAAGACAAAGTGGTGTTGCTGAGGCAGTTAAGGCCCGTCATTAATTCTTATATCTATGAACTGCCGGCCGGCACTATCGACGGCAATGAAACCCCGCTCGAGTGCGCGAAGCGGGAGATCGTGGAAGAGATCGGATACTCGGCCGGAAAATTCACGCTTCTCGGGAAGATATATCCGGTTCCCGGATATTCGACAGAGCGGATATTCATATATAAAGCCCGGCGCCTTAAGAAGGCGGAACTTAAGAACGAGAAAGACGAAGTGATAGAGTCCCGCGTATTCACAAAAAGCGGGATCAGGAAGCTGTTCAGGGAAGGCAGGATAGTGGACGCCAAGACGATAGCGGCATTCGCGTTCTGCGGCTGGTTGTGA
- the trxB gene encoding thioredoxin-disulfide reductase: MSEIFDVVIAGGGPAGLTAGLYASRARMKAVLLEKSGLCGGQALLTERIENFPGFPDGIGGAELSDWMAKQACRFGLEVRTAEAIAVAGNKDDKGAFSVKLAEGGELKTLSLIIATGARWNLLGIPGEKELTGRGVSYCATCDGPLFKGKDVVVVGGGDTALEDALFLTKFVNKVTIVHRRNMLRATKILQERVRENKKIELCLDSVATEITGKGKCEAVKIKDVNTGKTGELKASGVFIFIGITPNSDVVKNVVKTDEKGYVVTDDDMRTSVDGIFACGDIRKKLLRQVVTATGDGATAAFNAGHYVDRLKGVEYPGAGK, from the coding sequence ATGAGTGAAATTTTTGACGTCGTTATAGCCGGCGGCGGGCCGGCGGGACTGACGGCGGGCCTCTACGCATCGAGGGCGCGGATGAAGGCCGTGCTGCTGGAGAAGTCCGGCCTGTGCGGCGGCCAGGCGCTGTTGACCGAGAGGATAGAGAATTTTCCCGGATTTCCTGACGGGATAGGCGGGGCGGAGCTTTCGGATTGGATGGCTAAACAGGCATGCCGTTTCGGACTCGAGGTAAGGACGGCGGAAGCTATTGCCGTTGCGGGAAATAAGGACGATAAGGGCGCGTTCTCGGTTAAGCTTGCCGAAGGCGGAGAACTGAAAACCCTCTCCCTGATAATAGCGACGGGCGCGCGATGGAATTTATTGGGCATACCCGGAGAGAAAGAGCTGACGGGCAGGGGCGTCTCTTATTGCGCTACATGCGATGGGCCGCTCTTCAAGGGTAAGGACGTCGTAGTCGTCGGCGGAGGAGACACGGCCCTCGAAGACGCGTTATTCTTGACGAAATTCGTTAACAAGGTGACGATCGTCCACCGCCGAAACATGTTAAGGGCGACAAAGATACTGCAGGAGCGGGTGAGAGAGAACAAAAAGATAGAATTGTGTCTTGATTCTGTGGCGACGGAGATAACCGGCAAGGGCAAGTGTGAAGCTGTTAAGATAAAAGACGTAAATACCGGTAAAACAGGCGAATTGAAGGCGAGCGGGGTATTTATTTTCATAGGAATTACGCCTAATTCCGATGTCGTAAAGAATGTGGTAAAGACGGACGAAAAAGGATATGTAGTCACGGATGACGATATGCGGACGTCTGTAGACGGCATATTTGCCTGCGGCGATATAAGGAAGAAGCTCCTGAGGCAGGTCGTTACGGCGACAGGCGACGGCGCCACTGCGGCATTCAACGCCGGGCATTACGTCGACAGGCTGAAAGGGGTGGAATACCCCGGGGCGGGAAAATAG
- a CDS encoding LptF/LptG family permease yields the protein MRILRDYILKEFFHSFFMSIVVFTFVLLVGNIIQLADLVINKGVDMFSVLKLFLYLIPWLLSFTLPIATLTGVILTFGRFSSDGELTAMKASGVGLYRISVPVLLLGVIFSFTAFFMNDQVSPEASFASRRVVRDIGMRSPTAYLEAGTFIRGFGNYVIFIHEVKGNILKNIRVYQPQEGKATRTIVAESGEVNTMPDKNLVELRLFNGTSEEPSPTEPDSFYKLNFKTYNMTLDLSKIIKKEKVNKKTREMTIKELKAEIRRSVSQGIDPTPLWVEIYKKVNMSVASFVLVLVGIPLGIRAHRSEKSIGFGISLVIFTVYWGMFLGGIALALRGTVPAFAGVSLPNAVFLLLGVVYFAHTARK from the coding sequence ATGCGCATATTAAGAGACTACATATTAAAAGAGTTCTTTCACTCCTTCTTCATGTCGATCGTCGTATTCACGTTCGTTCTCCTCGTCGGTAATATCATACAGCTCGCCGACCTCGTCATAAATAAGGGCGTGGATATGTTCTCCGTCCTGAAATTATTTTTATACCTTATACCGTGGCTTTTAAGTTTCACCCTGCCGATAGCCACGCTCACCGGCGTCATACTGACGTTCGGGAGGTTCTCAAGCGACGGCGAGCTTACGGCGATGAAGGCGAGCGGGGTCGGCCTGTACAGGATATCGGTCCCCGTGCTGCTTCTTGGCGTGATATTCAGTTTTACCGCTTTCTTTATGAACGACCAGGTGTCGCCCGAAGCCAGTTTCGCGTCGAGGAGGGTCGTAAGGGACATAGGGATGCGCAGCCCCACCGCTTACCTGGAGGCGGGCACTTTCATAAGGGGCTTCGGGAATTACGTCATATTCATCCACGAAGTAAAAGGCAATATACTGAAAAATATCAGGGTCTACCAGCCCCAGGAGGGGAAGGCGACGCGCACGATCGTCGCGGAATCCGGGGAAGTCAATACCATGCCGGACAAGAACCTGGTGGAACTGAGGCTCTTCAACGGGACGAGCGAAGAGCCGTCGCCTACGGAACCGGACAGCTTCTATAAATTGAATTTCAAGACGTACAATATGACGCTCGACCTATCGAAGATAATCAAGAAAGAGAAGGTCAATAAGAAGACGAGGGAGATGACCATAAAGGAGCTTAAGGCGGAGATAAGGCGTTCCGTGTCGCAGGGGATAGACCCGACGCCCCTCTGGGTGGAGATATATAAAAAGGTCAATATGTCGGTGGCGTCGTTCGTCCTCGTACTCGTCGGGATACCGCTGGGTATAAGGGCGCACCGCAGCGAAAAATCGATAGGCTTCGGCATCAGCCTTGTGATATTTACGGTATACTGGGGGATGTTCCTCGGAGGGATAGCGCTTGCCCTGCGCGGGACGGTCCCGGCGTTTGCCGGCGTGTCGCTGCCCAACGCCGTTTTCTTATTATTGGGAGTAGTGTATTTTGCGCATACCGCGAGAAAATAA
- a CDS encoding metallophosphoesterase gives MKKFVKILIVLVLAAAIYSLIPVASLYMTKDPEPYTNDRAVSRLAGNDGNNFQFIVLGDNHAGLIYNDSATLKLARHINREDRFKKLPIDFVAILGDVTLRGSEWDYKTYNKIRSLIKWPVVSAIGNHDDDRGGIKFFEKYIGKYEMAFADRNSYFIIADNISGDIDEEKFAWLEKELERSQAYAHRFVMLHKAPLSPYQQSWYRPELSPWSYKFMKLCEKYKVDMVLSGHEHMFKEGRYGGVTYITSGGGGMFIQVPESDGGFLHYVVVRVYGDYVDYEVRKIFPPLWEFLTYYMWKELLYFVKDVLY, from the coding sequence ATGAAGAAATTTGTTAAAATATTGATCGTGCTGGTCCTGGCGGCGGCGATATATTCGCTCATTCCTGTGGCCTCGCTATATATGACGAAGGATCCCGAGCCGTATACGAACGACCGGGCAGTCAGCCGGTTGGCCGGAAACGACGGGAATAATTTCCAGTTCATAGTACTCGGAGATAACCACGCGGGGCTCATATACAATGACAGCGCCACTCTAAAACTCGCTCGCCATATTAACAGAGAAGACAGGTTCAAGAAACTCCCGATAGATTTTGTCGCCATTTTAGGCGACGTTACTTTAAGGGGATCCGAATGGGACTATAAGACGTATAACAAGATACGCTCCCTGATAAAATGGCCCGTTGTGAGCGCTATAGGCAACCACGACGACGATAGGGGCGGCATAAAGTTCTTTGAAAAATATATCGGGAAGTATGAAATGGCCTTTGCCGACAGGAATTCGTATTTTATCATCGCGGATAACATATCCGGCGATATCGATGAGGAGAAGTTCGCGTGGCTCGAGAAGGAGCTGGAGAGGTCCCAGGCGTACGCTCACAGGTTCGTGATGCTGCATAAAGCGCCGCTCTCCCCGTATCAGCAATCGTGGTACAGGCCGGAATTGAGCCCGTGGTCCTATAAGTTCATGAAACTCTGTGAAAAGTATAAGGTCGATATGGTATTGTCGGGCCACGAACATATGTTCAAAGAAGGCCGGTACGGCGGGGTCACATATATAACGTCCGGCGGCGGCGGGATGTTCATCCAGGTGCCGGAATCGGACGGCGGGTTCCTGCATTATGTGGTCGTCAGGGTATACGGCGATTACGTGGATTACGAGGTGCGAAAGATATTCCCGCCTCTCTGGGAGTTCCTGACATACTATATGTGGAAAGAGCTCCTCTATTTTGTTAAAGACGTTCTCTACTGA
- a CDS encoding GIY-YIG nuclease family protein — protein MWHVYIIQCADATFYTGITTDIPRRIKEHNAKKGGNYTQTRTPVKLIYQEPQPNHSAALKREAQIKRWTKSKKIALISGNLTELSRLSVSRD, from the coding sequence ATGTGGCACGTCTACATAATTCAATGCGCTGATGCTACGTTTTACACCGGCATTACTACCGATATTCCTCGACGAATAAAAGAACATAATGCCAAAAAAGGCGGAAATTATACTCAAACCCGCACCCCTGTTAAACTTATCTACCAGGAACCCCAGCCCAATCACTCTGCGGCTCTTAAGCGTGAAGCTCAGATCAAGCGTTGGACTAAGAGCAAGAAGATAGCGCTGATAAGCGGCAATCTCACCGAACTTTCAAGGCTTAGCGTCTCTCGAGACTAA
- the nadS gene encoding NadS family protein yields the protein MKNREFKELLTSIDQARKIHAGKLKAGRVTKFNPHMIRDIRLKLRASQASFARMIGVSIDTLQNWEQGRRRPRGPAFALLKVTESNPRAVIKALHA from the coding sequence ATGAAAAATAGAGAATTTAAAGAGTTATTAACTAGCATAGATCAGGCTAGGAAAATACATGCCGGCAAACTTAAGGCAGGGCGAGTTACTAAATTTAATCCCCACATGATTAGAGATATACGACTTAAACTTCGTGCCTCTCAGGCATCGTTTGCGCGTATGATAGGCGTGAGTATCGATACTCTGCAAAATTGGGAACAAGGGCGTAGAAGGCCTCGCGGCCCGGCATTTGCCTTACTTAAAGTGACCGAGAGCAATCCACGGGCTGTTATAAAAGCTCTGCACGCATAA
- a CDS encoding type II toxin-antitoxin system RelE/ParE family toxin, with the protein MELIETPIFTKKIIDILSDDEYADMQWRLAVNPEAGPVIPHGGGIRKLRWRIAGKGKSGGIRVIYYVYARDQKIYLLYPYKKSEQKDLTNEQLKVLRNYVKEGVL; encoded by the coding sequence ATGGAGCTTATAGAAACACCCATTTTTACTAAGAAGATAATTGATATACTTTCGGATGATGAATATGCCGATATGCAGTGGCGTTTAGCAGTTAATCCCGAGGCAGGTCCAGTCATACCGCATGGAGGCGGTATAAGGAAATTAAGATGGCGTATTGCTGGTAAGGGTAAAAGTGGTGGAATAAGAGTTATATATTATGTATATGCGCGAGATCAAAAGATATATCTCTTATATCCTTATAAGAAGTCAGAACAAAAAGACCTTACCAATGAGCAATTGAAAGTGTTAAGAAACTACGTAAAGGAAGGTGTCTTATGA